Proteins encoded by one window of Nicotiana tabacum cultivar K326 chromosome 10, ASM71507v2, whole genome shotgun sequence:
- the LOC107813372 gene encoding serine/threonine-protein kinase CTR1 yields MEMPGRRSNYTLLSQVPDDNFLPPPSKYGGGGGGAQYYESHSGEKSNKGKGVGDNRGYDWDLIDHRMMQAPTTSRIGAAAPFPVSIGLQRQSSGSSFGESSISGEYYMPSSLSNAEASFGYPNDGGGGGAELRMKPLDAANLCGSSSKSWAQQTEESYQLQLALALRLSSEATCADDPNFLDPVPDESASRASASAASVETVSHRFWVNGCLSYYDRVPDGFYLIHGMDPYVWIVCSDLQESARIPSIESLRAVDPSVVPSLEVILIDRRSDPSLKELQNRIHNLSPSCITTKEVVDQLAKVVCNHMGGTASAGEDELVPMWKECSDDLKDCLGSVVLPIGSLSIGLCRHRALLFKVLADIIDLPCRIAKGCKYCNRADASSCLVRFGLDREYLVDLIGNPGCLCEPDSSLNGPSSISISSPLRFPRFREVEPTIDFRSFAKQYFSDCQSLNLVFEDPSAGAAVDGDSGQTDRNNMERNSVVPSSSNHDEISRLPVPPVGHGDTQPLMALSDPRGRGNDMRFLDGGSQLVPAKQSRDLALEVEEFDIPWEDLVLKERIGAGSFGTVHRADWNGSDVAVKILMEQDFHAERFKEFLREVAIMKRLRHPNIVLFMGAVTQRPNLSIVTEYLSRGSLYRLLHKPGAREVLDERRRLSMAYDVAKGMNYLHKRNPPIVHRDLKSPNLLVDKKYTVKVCDFGLSRLKANTFLSSKSAAGTPEWMAPEVLRDEPSNEKSDVYSFGVILWELATLQQPWSNLNPAQVVAAVGFKGKRLEIPRDLNPQVASIIEACWAKEPWKRPSFSVIMDMLRPLIKPPVTPPQPGRTDMQLLT; encoded by the exons ATGGAAATGCCAGGTAGACGATCGAATTATACTTTGTTGAGTCAAGTTCCCGACGATAATTTCCTTCCTCCGCCGTCGAAGTACGGAGGTGGCGGCGGAGGAGCTCAGTATTACGAGTCTCATTCTGGCGAGAAGAGTAATAAAGGCAAAGGAGTAGGTGATAATAGAGGATATGATTGGGATTTGATTGATCACCGTATGATGCAAGCGCCGACGACAAGTCGGATCGGTGCGGCGGCACCGTTTCCAGTTTCGATTGGTTTACAGAGGCAATCGAGTGGGAGTAGCTTCGGTGAGAGTTCGATCTCCGGTGAGTATTACATGCCGTCGTCGCTTTCTAATGCTGAAGCATCGTTTGGATATCCCAATGACGGTGGCGGTGGCGGTGCTGAATTGAGGATGAAGCCGTTGGATGCTGCTAACTTGTGTGGCTCATCTTCTAAGAGTTGGGCACAGCAGACCGAGGAGAGTTACCAGCTGCAGTTAGCATTGGCTTTACGGCTTTCTTCAGAAGCTACTTGTGCTGATGATCCCAATTTCTTGGATCCTGTGCCTGATGAATCCGCTTCCCGTGcttctgcttcagctgcttcaGTCGAGACCGTTTCCCATCGATTCTGG GTAAATGGATGCTTATCGTACTATGACAGAGTGCCTGATGGATTTTACTTGATTCATGGGATGGATCCATATGTCTGGATTGTCTGCTCAGATCTGCAAGAAAGTGCCCGCATTCCATCTATTGAATCATTGAGGGCTGTTGATCCCTCTGTAGTACCATCACTTGAAGTGATTTTGATTGATCGGCGTAGTGATCCTAGCTTGAAGGAACTGCAGAATCGGATCCATAACCTCTCACCTAGTTGCATCACAACAAAAGAGGTTGTTGATCAGCTCGCTAAGGTAGTCTGCAATCATATGGG GGGCACAGCTTCTGCTGGAGAAGATGAGTTGGTTCCTATGTGGAAGGAGTGCAGTGATGACCTGAAGGATTGTCTAGGATCTGTCGTGCTTCCCATTGGTAGCCTGTCTATTGGCCTTTGTAGGCATCGAGCTTTGCTATTTAAA GTGCTAGCTGACATCATTGATTTACCATGTCGAATTGCGAAAGGATGTAAATATTGTAATAGAGCTGATGCTTCCTCATGTCTAGTTCGATTTGGACTTGACAG GGAGTACCTGGTTGATTTGATTGGGAACCCTGGATGTTTATGTGAACCAGATTCCTCGCTCAATGGCCCATCTTCTATCTCAATTTCTTCACCATTGCGATTTCCGAGATTCAGAGAAGTTGAACCAACAATTGATTTCAGGTCATTTGCCAAACAGTATTTCTCAGATTGTCAATCGCTTAATCTTGTGTTCGAGGATCCTTCAGCAG GAGCTGCTGTTGATGGAGATTCAGGACAAACTGACCGAAATAATATGGAGAGAAATAGTGTAGTCCCTAGTTCAAGTAACCATGATGAAATTTCTCGGTTACCTGTCCCTCCAGTTGGGCATGGAGATACTCAACCACTGATGGCATTATCAGACCCAAGAGGAAGAGGGAATGATATGAGGTTTCTCGATGGAGGAAGTCAACTTGTTCCTGCTAAACAAAGTAGAGACCTTGCCCTTGAAGTAGAAGAATTTGATATTCCCTGGGAAGATCTTGTTCTGAAGGAGAGGATTGGGGCAG GGTCTTTTGGTACCGTTCACCGTGCTGATTGGAATGGCTCT GATGTTGCTGTGAAGATTCTCATGGAACAAGATTTTCATGCGGAGCGATTCAAGGAATTTTTGCGGGAG GTTGCAATTATGAAGCGATTGCGACATCCAAATATTGTGCTTTTTATGGGTGCTGTCACTCAGCGACCAAACTTGTCCATAGTTACAGAATATTTATCAAG AGGGAGCTTATACAGACTTCTTCATAAACCTGGTGCGAGGGAGGTTTTGGATGAAAGGCGTCGGTTGTCTATGGCTTACGATGTG GCAAAGGGGATGAATTATCTACATAAGCGCAATCCTCCCATTGTTCATAGAGATTTAAAATCTCCAAATCTTTTAGTGGACAAGAAATATACAGTGAAG GTCTGTGATTTTGGTCTTTCTCGTTTAAAAGCGAACACATTTCTCTCATCAAAGTCGGCTGCTGGGACT CCGGAATGGATGGCACCTGAAGTTCTTCGTGATGAACCATCAAATGAGAAATCTGATGTATATAGCTTTGGTGTCATTTTGTGGGAGCTCGCAACGTTGCAACAACCCTGGAGTAATTTGAACCCAGCACAG GTTGTAGCAGCTGTCGGCTTTAAGGGGAAAAGACTCGAAATTCCGCGTGACTTGAATCCTCAAGTGGCAAGCATTATTGAGGCTTGCTGGGCCAA AGAACCATGGAAACGTCCCTCCTTTTCTGTAATCATGGATATGCTGAGACCACTAATTAAACCTCCTGTAACACCTCCTCAACCAGGTCGTACAGACATGCAGTTGCTTACGTGA
- the LOC142164957 gene encoding uncharacterized protein LOC142164957 codes for MMNPLPSMNTVYIILLADEKQSIVLSASQFNNNYASFNARVSKQNFPSKVNFDSVKPQNSHSRFNSESQKSSLTCKYCKKPGHAIDKCYKLHGFLPNFKFTKGLGPRKVYSHVEVDHFGDVGIHNGTVGQPESPQASVVPYLTKDQYSQLIMLLQQSHISIPSSPPTLMASANFGGTFLPENGSIRTCLLTKIDNVIWIIHHGASNHMASDKSLLFNIQILSIPYLVSLPNGYKVKVHNVGSFALFPDLILHNGPSPKKPVVLGRHDSGLYNVPGSSTNLSLSSAEVSDDHVSDLGTKLSSKQSFICPICLLARKSRLPFPDSSIQSTTSFKLLHIGTWGPYHTTTYFGSKYFLTIVDDHSGATWTHFLGAKSNAFDILKAFIAMVETQFHTKVQTVRSDNALELGSSLSGCQFFAEKAYVPFPFLYVLMIPFSIATSSPYVSPTPTFSTPTPTTPASSPPAPSSNSPHPFSQPSASISPPLVPLFPSNSSSPLALRRYSNVHKQPKYLKSYVCQSISSTSESSSSLVKQHVSEPSSYSQVYKVKYKADGSIERYKARLVVRGDTQLEGINFHETRSPVVKISTIKTLIAVVVKKNWPLFQLDINNDFLNGDLDEGVYMKVPPGLSIPSTSSSTPLIFKLKKSLYGLRHASKQWYAKLSQALQSRGYTHALNDYSLFTKGSGDSLIILVVYVDDIVFIETDLGEVSALKAFFHDQFKIKYLGLFNYFIGIEVLYSSFEVLLHQRKFIHDLLKEFHCNVCSPVISPLELHEKLKAKVGDPFPNPEVYRSLVGKLNFLTHSRPDLSFAVQHLSQFMQHPYISLQVFCDSDWALALIIEYQPQVFAFLLGGSLVCWKSKKQHVVSLSSAEAEYRSLSKAVAEVTWLSRLLVNFGLPVYSSIPVFFGNQAALHIAKNPVFHERTKHIELDCHFFRSKLADRLIRLLDTSSASQVADIFTKSLPGNVHHFHLGKLGIVPPSNLKGVLGFIV; via the exons ATGATGAATCCCTTGCCCTCAATGAACACTGTGTACATCATTCTTTTGGCTGATGAGAAACAGAGCATAGTACTCTCTGCATCTCAATTTAACAACAATTATGCCTCCTTTAATGCTAGGGTTTCCAAACAGAATTTTCCATCCAAGgtcaattttgactctgtcaaaCCACAAAATTCTCATTCAAGGTTTAACTCAGAGTCTCAAAAGTCATCTTTAACCTGCAAGTATTGCAAGAAACCAGGGCATGCTATTGACAAGTGCTACAAATTGCATGGCTTCCTTCCCAATTTCAAGTTCACTAAGGGACTTGGTCCTAGAAAAGTATATTCACATGTTGAGGTTGATCATTTTGGTGATGTTGGGATTCATAACGGCACTGTTGGACAACCTGAGTCTCCCCAAGCTTCTGTAGTCCCTTATTTAACTAAAGATCAGTACTCTCAACTCATAATGTTGCTGCAACAGTCTCATATTTCCATTCCATCTTCTCCTCCTACACTCATGGCATCTGCCAATTTTGGTGGTACGTTTCTTCCTGAGAATGGTTCAATTAGAACTTGCTTGCTTACTAAAATAGACAATGTTATTTGGATTATACATCATGGAGCCTCAAATCACATGGCATCTGATAAATCTCTTCTTTTCAACATTCAAATATTATCTATTCCTTACCTAGTGTCTCTTCCAAATGGTTACAAAGTTAAAGTTCACAATGTAGGTTCTTTCGCTTTGTTTCCTGATCTCATTCTTCACAAT GGTCCTTCTCCAAAGAAGCCAGTGGTACTTGGTAGACATGACAGTGGATTGTACAA TGTTCCTGGTAGTAGTACAAATTTGTCTCTTAGTTCTGCTGAGGTGTCTGATGAT CATGTATCTGATCTTGGAACCAAATTGTCATCTAAACAATCTTTCATTTGTCCCATTTGTCTCTTGGCTAGAAAAAGCAGGTTACCTTTCCCTGATAGTTCTATACAGTCAACCACATCATTCAAATTACTTCACATTGGCACCTGGGGACCTTATCACACCACTAcatattttggttcaaaatattttttaaccATTGTTGATGATCATAGTGGAGCTACTTGGACTCACTTTTTAGGAGCCAAGAGCAATGCTTTTGATATTCTAAAGGCTTTTATTGCCATGGTAGAAACTCAATTCCACACTAAAGTCCAAACTGTTAGGAGTGACAATGCTCTAGAATTAGGGTCCAGCTTGTCTGGATGTCAATTTTTTGCTGAAAAAG CTTATGTCCCTTTCCCTTTTCTGTATGTTTTGATGATTCCTTTTTCGATTGCTACTTCTTCTCCTTATGTTTCTCCTACTCCCACTTTTTCTACTCCTACTCCAACTACTCCTGCCTCTTCTCCTCCTGCCCCATCATCTAATTCTCCTCATCCATTCTCACAGCCTTCTGCATCCATTTCTCCTCCTCTTGTTCCTCTTTTCCCTTCCAATTCTTCTTCTCCTCTTGCTCTTAGGAGGTATTCTAATGTTCACAAGCAACCTAAATATCTTAAGAGTTATGTCTGTCAGTCTATTAGCTCCACTTCTGAATCCTCCTCTAGTCTAGTTAAGCAACATGTTTCTGAACCTTCCAGCTATTCTCAG GTTTATAAGGTTAAATACAAAGCTGATGGTTCAATTGAAAGATATAAAGCAAGGTTAGTGGTTAGGGGTGATACCCAACTTGAAGGAATTAATTTTCATGAGACACGTTCCCCTGTTGTAAAGATATCCACCATTAAAACTCTTATTGCTGTGGTAGTTAAGAAAAATTGGCCCCTTTTCCAACTTGATATTAATAATGATTTCTTGAATGGTGATTTGGATGAGGGAGTTTACATGAAAGTACCTCCTGGATTGTCTATTCCATCTACATCCTCCTCTACCCCACTTATTTTTAAGCTGAAAAAATCTCTATATGGGCTGAGACATGCCTCCAAGCAGTGGTATGCTAAGTTGTCACAAGCCTTACAATCAAGAGggtatactcatgccctcaaTGATTATTCTCTATTTACCAAAGGTTCTGGGGACTCCCTTATCATCTTGGTTGTGTATGTAGATGATATTGTATTTATTGAGACTGATTTGGGAGAAGTTTCTGCCTTAAAAGCTTTTTTTCATGATCAGTTTAAAATCAAATATTTGGGTCTTTTTAACTACTTCATTGGTATTGAGGTGTTATATTCTTCTTTTGAGGTTCTATTGCATCAAAGGAAGTTTATTCATGATCTTTTAAAGGAGTTTCATTGTAATGTATGCTCTCCTGTTATTTCTCCTCTTGAGTTGCATGAGAAACTTAAAGCTAAAGTAGGGGATCCTTTCCCTAATCCTGAGGTTTACAGAAGCCTTGTTGGGAAGCTGAATTTTTTAACCCATTCTAGGCCTGATTTGTCTTTTGCTGTCCAGCATTTAAGCCAGTTTATGCAGCACCCTT ACATTTCTCTTCAAGTGTTTTGTGACAGTGATTGGGCTCTTGCCCTGATAATAGAATATCAGCCACAAGTTTTTGCATTTTTGTTGGGTGGTAGTTTGGTGTGCTGGAAATCTAAGAAACAACATGTGGTATCTCTTTCTTCAGCTGAGGCTGAATATCGTTCATTGAGCAAAGCAGTTGCTGAAGTCACATGGCTGTCCAGACTGTTGGTTAATTTTGGTCTTCCCGTCTATTCTTCCATTCCCGTTTTCTTTGGTAACCAGGCTGCATTGCACATAGCCAAAAATCCAGTATTCCATGAACGGACCAAGCATATTGAGTTAGACTGTCATTTTTTCCGGAGTAAGCTCGCAGATAGGTTGATCAGATTGCTTGATAcctcaagtgcatctcaagtggCTGACATTTTCACCAAATCCCTGCCTGGCAATGTTCATCACTTTCATCTTGGCAAGTTGGGTATTGTCCCACCCTCCAACTTGAAGGGggtgttgggattcatagtttaG
- the LOC107813370 gene encoding uncharacterized protein LOC107813370, with product MTNNSKTPVNGVGTSSRTVFHLDDYTHPCHPLYVHPSDVLGASLVSIPFDVFGYSSWCGTILVALSVRNKLDFINGLSVKPPAESHLARQWQRCNNLVISWLTNSPTKEISRNVEYYELPKDDKARLFELKKELAHISQGSLDIVSYFNTIKQLWDEISSISVNHLSVCTCGGNKKAKEEQRVY from the coding sequence ATGACAAATAATTCTAAGACTCCAGTCAATGGTGTAGGAACTTCATCCCGTACTGTTTTTCATCTGGATGATTACACTCATCCATGTCACCCACTCTATGTTCATCCCTCTGATGTTTTGGGTGCTTCTCTAGTTTCTATTCCTTTTGATGTGTTTGGTTATTCTAGTTGGTGTGGGACTATCCTAGTAGCTTTGTCTGTTCGTAATAAATTGGATTTCATTAACGGTTTATCTGTCAAGCCACCTGCTGAGTCCCATTTGGCAAGGCAATGGCAGAGATGCAATAATTTAGTCATCTCTTGGTTGACAAACTCCCCTACCAAAGAAATATCTCGTAATGTTGAGTACTATGAGTTACCCAAGGATGATAAAGCTAGGTTGTTTGAACTTAAGAAGGAGTTGGCACATATATCTCAAGGTTCACTAGATATAGTATCTTACTTTAATACCATAAAACAACTTTGGGATGAGATATCTTCCATTTCTGTCAACCATTTATCTGTTTGTACATGTGGGGGTAACAAGAAAGCTAAGGAAGAACAGAGAGTTTATTAG